A region from the Paraburkholderia youngii genome encodes:
- a CDS encoding isochorismatase family cysteine hydrolase → MTPVAYHTNSTALLFVDPYNDFLSEGGKVWPFVKDVAAQVGLLDNLRAINSAVRRAGIRVVYVPHRRWQPGDYQCWCHPSPSQRKIMDGHHFARGEWGGEWHPDFAPQPGDVVALEHWGSSGFANTDLDFQLKQHRITHVVLVGLLANTCIEATGRYAIELGYHVTLVKDATAAFRQEMMHAAHDLNGPTFAHSIVNTRELIDALPTA, encoded by the coding sequence CTACCACACCAATTCGACTGCACTGCTGTTCGTCGATCCCTATAACGACTTCCTCTCGGAGGGCGGCAAAGTCTGGCCCTTCGTCAAGGACGTCGCGGCACAAGTCGGACTGCTCGACAATCTTCGGGCCATCAACAGCGCCGTCCGCCGTGCCGGGATACGGGTCGTGTATGTCCCGCACCGCCGGTGGCAGCCGGGGGATTACCAGTGCTGGTGTCACCCGAGCCCCAGCCAGCGCAAGATCATGGACGGTCATCATTTCGCCAGGGGCGAGTGGGGCGGCGAGTGGCATCCCGACTTCGCGCCGCAACCGGGCGACGTCGTGGCCCTCGAACATTGGGGCTCGAGTGGCTTTGCCAATACGGACCTTGATTTCCAGCTCAAGCAGCATCGCATTACGCACGTGGTTCTCGTCGGCCTGCTGGCCAACACCTGCATCGAGGCGACTGGCCGTTACGCAATAGAACTCGGTTACCACGTGACCCTCGTGAAGGATGCAACGGCCGCGTTCCGTCAGGAAATGATGCACGCGGCACACGATCTGAATGGGCCGACCTTTGCGCACAGTATCGTCAACACGCGCGAGCTCATCGATGCGTTGCCAACGGCCTGA
- a CDS encoding MFS transporter translates to MPDPLTLWTTPMISPRQVFLMALCCALAVSPIYYHQPLLPQIASTFGVPSARGSLIATLTQLGYAMGLLLLVPLADGVQPRTLASRAIVANAMALIACAAAPSFATLSVCSFLVGTTSISAQIIIPAVSGKATLAARGRVVGSLLGGLSSGVLLARTLSGIVGALWGWRSIFVIASVIDIALLFVIMKLPMSNTLVAIRYRELMQSLAGLVREERLLRVSAAMGFLVFAAFSALWATLAVLLARPPYHYGPATIGAFGLIGLVGLSVSPQLGAVVDRMGSRHIATAGALTVLIAFAFVAAGGRSLVWLIVGMVLLDLGNRTSFIANQARIYALRPEARSRLNTVFMVSYFLGGAVGAALGGAGALRAAWVGLAAVGVLLSLAAVAVNSLAFGRPSSAIVDGQV, encoded by the coding sequence ATGCCGGATCCCCTTACCCTCTGGACGACACCCATGATCTCCCCGCGCCAGGTCTTTCTGATGGCTTTGTGCTGCGCGCTCGCCGTCTCTCCCATCTACTACCACCAGCCGCTCCTGCCACAGATCGCGTCGACGTTCGGCGTGCCGTCCGCTCGCGGGAGCCTGATCGCCACGCTGACCCAGCTTGGCTACGCAATGGGACTGCTGCTCTTGGTGCCGCTCGCAGACGGCGTCCAGCCGCGCACGCTGGCGTCGCGGGCCATCGTGGCGAATGCGATGGCGCTGATCGCCTGTGCAGCCGCACCGTCCTTCGCCACCTTGAGCGTTTGCAGCTTCCTCGTCGGAACGACTTCAATCTCGGCGCAAATCATCATTCCGGCGGTCTCCGGTAAGGCCACGCTTGCCGCGCGCGGGCGAGTGGTCGGTTCGCTGCTGGGCGGGCTATCTTCGGGCGTCCTGCTGGCACGCACGCTAAGCGGCATCGTTGGCGCACTGTGGGGCTGGCGCTCGATATTCGTGATCGCCTCTGTCATCGATATAGCACTCCTGTTCGTCATCATGAAGTTGCCCATGTCGAACACACTCGTGGCTATCCGCTACCGCGAGTTGATGCAGTCGCTCGCTGGTCTCGTGCGAGAGGAGCGGCTGCTACGCGTCTCGGCGGCGATGGGCTTTCTCGTGTTCGCCGCCTTCAGCGCGCTGTGGGCAACACTCGCGGTGCTGCTCGCCCGACCGCCCTATCACTACGGTCCTGCCACCATCGGCGCATTCGGACTGATCGGGCTGGTCGGCCTTTCGGTATCACCACAACTCGGTGCCGTCGTCGACCGGATGGGCTCCCGCCACATCGCGACCGCCGGCGCACTAACGGTTCTGATTGCATTCGCGTTTGTCGCAGCGGGCGGCCGCAGCCTCGTATGGCTGATCGTCGGCATGGTGTTGCTGGATCTCGGCAACCGCACGAGCTTTATCGCCAACCAGGCCCGCATCTATGCGCTGCGTCCCGAGGCCCGCAGCCGCCTTAATACGGTTTTCATGGTTTCGTACTTTCTGGGTGGCGCGGTCGGTGCGGCGCTTGGCGGGGCCGGCGCCTTGCGCGCCGCCTGGGTTGGCCTCGCCGCGGTCGGCGTGTTGCTCTCGCTCGCGGCCGTTGCCGTCAATTCGCTCGCGTTCGGGCGGCCCAGTTCGGCCATTGTCGACGGGCAGGTTTGA
- a CDS encoding winged helix-turn-helix transcriptional regulator has translation MKRREKVMATVCPVARSTEVVGDKWTTLVLREMYMGATRFEEIQIQTEATPQMLATRLKSLEADGMIERQPYQKRPVRYEYHLTQKGRAFYPVIQAMRTWGETWCKSKGEEVAVRFMHRVCGHEVGLDYICPSCGEYVERSDLDAALSPTFAKEREKRREAYRAAKARSG, from the coding sequence ATGAAGCGTAGAGAGAAGGTAATGGCCACGGTATGCCCGGTTGCGCGATCGACGGAAGTTGTCGGTGACAAGTGGACAACGCTTGTCCTGCGCGAGATGTACATGGGGGCGACCCGGTTCGAGGAAATCCAGATTCAGACGGAAGCGACGCCACAGATGCTGGCCACGCGCCTGAAGTCGCTGGAAGCAGACGGGATGATCGAGCGCCAACCGTATCAGAAGAGGCCGGTACGGTACGAATACCATCTCACACAGAAAGGGCGGGCGTTCTATCCAGTGATCCAGGCGATGCGTACATGGGGTGAAACCTGGTGCAAGAGCAAAGGCGAGGAAGTCGCCGTACGGTTTATGCATCGGGTGTGTGGGCACGAGGTCGGGCTTGACTATATCTGCCCGTCTTGCGGCGAATACGTAGAGCGGAGCGATCTCGACGCGGCCTTGAGCCCGACGTTTGCAAAGGAGCGCGAGAAAAGACGCGAGGCGTATCGGGCCGCGAAGGCCAGGTCTGGGTGA
- a CDS encoding isochorismatase family cysteine hydrolase: MSALIYRAEHTGFLLVDPYNDFLSHGGKIFPMIEAVANDVRLLDNLRAAVSAARKAGIQVFYVPHRRWQPGDYEDWDHPNPTQLIVQKRQSFAKGTWGGEWHPDFVPLENDIIIHEHWAQSGFANTDLDFQLKQHKISHVIAVGLLANTCIEATARSAMELGYHVTLVRDATAAFSPEMMRAAHELNGPTFAHSIVTTAELLTALPA, from the coding sequence ATGTCTGCCCTTATCTATCGCGCCGAACACACTGGTTTTTTGCTGGTCGACCCTTACAACGATTTCCTGTCGCATGGCGGCAAGATCTTTCCGATGATCGAGGCAGTCGCCAACGACGTTCGGCTTCTCGACAATTTGCGCGCAGCGGTGAGCGCCGCACGCAAAGCTGGCATCCAGGTGTTCTACGTCCCGCATCGCCGCTGGCAACCTGGCGATTACGAAGACTGGGACCATCCGAATCCGACGCAACTGATCGTGCAGAAGCGCCAGTCCTTCGCAAAAGGGACGTGGGGCGGCGAATGGCACCCCGATTTTGTTCCCTTGGAAAACGACATCATCATCCACGAGCATTGGGCGCAAAGCGGTTTCGCCAACACGGACCTCGATTTCCAGCTCAAGCAGCACAAAATCTCGCACGTCATCGCCGTTGGCCTGCTCGCGAACACCTGCATCGAAGCCACCGCGCGATCCGCAATGGAACTCGGCTATCACGTGACGCTCGTGCGCGACGCGACCGCCGCCTTCTCGCCGGAAATGATGCGAGCCGCCCACGAACTGAACGGACCCACGTTTGCCCATTCGATCGTCACGACGGCCGAATTGCTGACAGCACTGCCGGCATAG